A DNA window from Streptococcus mutans contains the following coding sequences:
- the msmE gene encoding sugar-binding protein MsmE, with protein sequence MKWYKKIGLLGIVGLTSVLLAACNKSKASQSKEDKVTIEYFNQKKEMDATLKKIIKDFERENPKIHVKMTSVPDAGTVLKTRVLSGDVPDVINIYPQNMDFQEWSKAGYFYNMTGKAYLNHLKNHYANEYKVNQKVYSVPLTANVSGIYYNKTKFKELGLKVPETWDEFVKLVEEIKAKKETPFALAGTEGWTLNGYHQLSLISVTGSANAANKYLRFSQPNSIKTSDKILKEDMVRLNLLADDGNQQKNWKGASYNDALVAFANEKALMTPNGSWALPAIKQQDPKFEIGTFAFPGKKTGNGITVGAGDLALSISAKTKHLKEAEKFVKYMTTARAMQKYYDVDGSPVAVKGVREDKNSPLQPLTKLAFTDKHYVWLGQHWNSEDDFFTATTNYLMTKNAKGLADGLNAFFNPMKADVD encoded by the coding sequence ATGAAATGGTATAAAAAAATTGGATTACTAGGTATTGTCGGTCTGACGAGCGTCTTACTAGCTGCATGCAACAAAAGTAAGGCTTCGCAGTCAAAGGAGGATAAAGTAACAATTGAGTATTTTAACCAAAAAAAAGAAATGGACGCTACCTTGAAAAAGATAATTAAGGACTTTGAAAGGGAAAATCCTAAAATTCATGTCAAGATGACTAGTGTTCCAGATGCTGGTACAGTCCTCAAAACGCGTGTCTTATCAGGAGATGTGCCCGATGTTATCAATATTTATCCTCAAAATATGGACTTCCAAGAATGGTCCAAAGCAGGTTATTTTTATAATATGACGGGTAAAGCCTATCTTAACCATTTAAAGAATCATTATGCTAACGAATATAAAGTTAATCAAAAGGTTTACAGCGTCCCGTTAACAGCTAATGTTTCAGGAATTTATTATAACAAGACCAAATTTAAAGAATTAGGTTTGAAGGTTCCTGAAACTTGGGATGAGTTTGTTAAATTGGTTGAAGAAATCAAAGCAAAAAAGGAAACACCGTTTGCTTTAGCGGGAACAGAAGGTTGGACCTTGAATGGTTATCATCAGTTATCCTTGATTTCAGTCACTGGCAGTGCTAATGCCGCTAATAAATACCTTCGCTTTTCCCAACCAAATTCGATTAAAACCAGTGATAAAATTTTAAAAGAAGATATGGTTCGGCTCAATCTTTTAGCAGATGATGGCAATCAGCAGAAAAATTGGAAGGGAGCTTCTTATAATGATGCTCTTGTGGCATTTGCTAATGAAAAAGCTCTTATGACACCTAATGGTTCGTGGGCCTTGCCAGCTATTAAACAACAAGATCCCAAATTTGAAATTGGAACCTTTGCTTTTCCGGGCAAAAAAACTGGAAATGGCATAACAGTTGGAGCCGGAGATTTAGCTCTATCAATTTCAGCTAAAACAAAACATCTTAAAGAAGCTGAAAAATTTGTTAAATACATGACGACTGCTAGGGCGATGCAGAAATATTATGATGTTGATGGTTCACCAGTAGCAGTAAAAGGAGTCAGAGAAGATAAGAATTCACCTTTGCAACCTTTAACTAAATTAGCTTTTACTGATAAACACTATGTGTGGTTAGGTCAGCATTGGAATAGTGAAGATGATTTCTTTACAGCCACAACCAATTATCTAATGACAAAAAATGCTAAAGGTTTAGCTGATGGGCTTAACGCTTTCTTTAATCCAATGAAAGCAGACGTTGATTAG